From the Papilio machaon chromosome 13, ilPapMach1.1, whole genome shotgun sequence genome, the window TACCCTGCATCTATCTGCTTAATAAGATCggtaagaataattttttatctgtatctataattttaatttaatatttaaatcatttgtGTATGTCAAATTCCATGCTactaaaaaatttcaaattttcagttattttggTTTATGTagatatgttaataaaaatgttttaccaaaaatatgttacgACGTATTTACGAGGGTTAGCGTAAAATGTCTAATTTATCTAtgtgtgaaaatatttgttacattttataacacaagTGTGTCTGGACAAGCCCGCAATGGGTTTATAAACACTTTTATTGTACcctgttaatattaaaaaaatctatatatataaaagaaagtcgtgttagttccattatttataactcaagaacggctgaatcgatttcactgaaaattggtgggcaggtagcttagaaccaggaaacagacataggataatttttactccgttttctatttttcattccgcgcggacggtgtcgtgggtaaaagctagtagtatataaatttaaaaagtagtcaGTCCATACACTTTAATGGAATTTTTATTTGGAATGAAGTTTTGACTATAAATAGACCctaattaagcttttttatttttcagatcAAATTAGTATTGAAGAGTTggatgttatttataaaattcctCACTGTGTACCGATCTCCGCCCATCATAAATGGAATTTTGATGACTTATTGGAAAAGATGTGGGAATATTTGAAGCTTATTAGAATATACACGAAGCCTAAAGGACAACTACCCGATTATAATGCTCCTGTTGTGTTACATGCGGATAAAACTAGCGTTGAAGACTTTTGTAACAAGCTGCATAGGTCTATTGTGAAggaatttaaatagtaagtacagtttataaaatactagcttttgcccgcgactacgttcccgcggaatttaaaatagaaaacggggtaaaaattatcctatgtccgtttcctggttctaagctacctgcccaccaattttgagtcaaatcggttcagccgttcttgagttataaatagtgtaactaacacgactttattttatatatatagatttttaacttGAAATAGAACATAATATTGAACcttgtattaaaagaaatttatgttaattatgtgaaaattgtttttaattttatcttatatttacAGTGCATTAGTATGGGGTTCTTCTGTGAAACATCAGCCACAAAAAGTTGGTATAGAACATATCCTAGCAGATGAAGATGTTGtgcaaattgttaaaaaagtttaatgtgtgaaagaaattgatatttttgaaactaaGTGAAGTACGgaaaagtataattataagCAATTGAATTGTTGAGCGTTAAAACTGAGTATTTACATAAGTTGTAATCATTTTCACTAACCACtgcaaacataaaattttaaaatgtaataacctATTTTAAACTTGTCCCGGTTGTAACTATATTTCAGGATCAGTGTCATTTATATTTgagttattttgaataaaataacatattctgttaattggatttttatttttcctttaaatgataaaaaacaatcaaaatcaGCATTCTGTCAAATTATACAAGAGATGTATCAGAACAATCTTAACTTgacgaattaaaaacaatattaaactgaattaaatgatttaatgcCCTTATTCATATTATGCGTATGCAaatcaaagtttttataaattcataaatatttttttatcctataaaaaaatcttttcgtTTTTTATCTTTGGCTTGTACCATAGTGAAAATTCAGAAAATTGGTTATTCCACATTCTACGAAAGACTAGGCAGTATGGTCGAAAGACTATAGCCTGCGCCAtgggcgaaaaaaaaaatggttattccACAACTGTCAATGTCAGTTATCAACGTCAACGTAATAAtccaaaaacaacaaataaagactcatgaaaacatttttatttgttcgaTATTGTTTCTGTTGGCAATTATAAGATAATATCGTCTAAAAGTTTACGATCAATTGTTTTGGAAACCACCTCCATTTATCTAAAATTCTTAAAGATATTGAATTCCAAGAAATAGCGGGAAGGTAAAAAAAGGTctaaaattgttacattatgacgacatttgaaaatttaacaaaatccCAAGTAAGTTTTCCAGTTTCTTCTAtcctgttaaattattttactttagttaatacaattttattccgTGAAGATACATTGTTCTTTAAGTTTGACatcaaattcaaatgtttttaagttataattcgGAGTTCGTCGACGTAGTGCTATACGATTATTGTAGATGGCACTGTAACACAATTTGATAAACaagacaaaacaatttttagtttagagaaattcaatttaaatttttccataaaacagtggataatatatttttaacataccatttttttatgtcatactgagccgacccattcgtgcaacagatattattgttgctggcgtctaccactgtctaaatctaatatgtatataaaattctcgtgtcacagttttcgtaagcgtactcctccgaaacggcttgaccgattctcatgaaattttgtgagcatattcagtaggtctgagaatcggccaacatctatttttaactgcgcgcggacgtagtcgcgggcgacagctagtattgaataaaattttacatactaaatacttttaaaagaaaagcgTAAGCACTAGTCGAAAAGACTCATATTATCGAAAATATTCATAGGCTTCatatgagaaataaaaattcttacttCTAGAAGCTACGAGCTTCGTTACATCGAGACGTGCAGGCCATTTGCAAAGAAACGTGTCATAACCTTGGCTTGGACATAACGAAAGCCTCAATGGAAATCATTGCTGAGCTTGTCTATAAGAAGTTATGCATTTACGCTCTTGATTTGGAGGCATTTGCTAAGTATGtttaacttatgttttttttatttacgttataaagaaagaaaatcaaaaaagtCAAACGAACATTGAGTTAAGATAAGTTAAGAACattcactgccgaaacacaagattattttatttttaaaataagatatgtCGGATGAGCACCGCCCGAAGTGTTTGAGAAACACACAACGTCAGTGGTGGTAGCACCACTAACATCATTTTTAGCATTGCTCATCCTTAAATGAAACACAGCCTTTGATGAATATCCTTATATTTCTCAGCAGAGTTTTTGCCTCCTTAAAGAGCTCTGAACACTCCGGCGGTCGTACTGAGACTGCCTCTGTGCCGCCggaacattcttatttatacccTCATGAGACTTACAATAAAGTGTTTGAATTTAGTAAtcgtttgtaaattaatctaaaaattacaataaatgaagttttttaatcaattaatcgaTTGTAAGAACGTATTTAcaagagttatttaattaatttcaacagtgagatatttttataagatggtCACGCCGATACGGCCATGCTGACAGGCGGTGCGCGCTCTGCACCAGCCTCGTAGAAACCTGTTTGTTCACCTGTAATCATTGAAGAGTATTTCTCTGAGTTCGCTATCTGTAAGCAACTTGTCACTAATCAGTAACCTATTGTTAATCAACAGTGTATGTTGCGaattaattactaaacaaACAATCATGAATGTTATGACTATGAATGTTCTGAACATTGGTCTCGTAGATTTTTCATAGATGTCTCGGAGGGTCTCGTAGAGTGTCGTAGGGTCTCGTAGATACTCGTAGGGTCTCGTAGTGTCTCGTAGTGTCTCGTAGTGTCTCGTAGTGTCTCGTAGTGTCTCGTAGGGTCTCGTAGGGTCTCGTAGGGTCTCGTAGGGTCTCGTAGGGTCTCGTAGGGTCTCGAAGGGTCTCGAAGGGTCTCGTAGGGTCTCGAAGGGTCTCGTAGGGTCTCGTAGGGTCTCGTAGGGTCTCGGAGGGTCTCGGAGGGTCTCGTAGATATCTCGGAGGGTCTTTATGGTAGTagtttaatagtaataaaatgtgtacttacaattttattttgatgatcAGCATACGTATTTCTCGAGAGGTTGATGGAAGAGGTTGATTTGAAACAGTATCACCTTCTTAGGTTAATTCATTCTGGGTTGATTCATTCTCCGCCGATACGGTCAACTGTTCTCCCATTTAAAAGTGGTCACCATCCAATCATCTACCCACATTTTGGCGCGTCCTTTCAACAGGCTACACACCTTCATCCAGATGTCTAAATCATTAAGGTTATAAGCTTTGATTACCTGATCTATGTGCTGGCACCACTCTCGTACACCGACGTTTGTATCCGGATCAAACGATGGGAGGTAGATATCATTGATCTTGATTTTTGTTTCTGTGGGTGGAGCGCCGTTCGGACATCTTCTGCATCATCTCCATCATCGCTGAGAATTTTGTTCTACTTCATCAGGCGGCGGATGAGCTACCGAAGTGAATTCGTGGGCTGAAAGCTCTTgttatcccacttctgatgtcgGATGAGCACCGCCCGAAGTGTTTGAGAAACACACAACGTCAGTGGTGGTAGCACCACTAACATCATTTTTAGCATTGCTCATCCTTAAATGAAACACAGCCTTTGATGAATATCCTTATATTTCTCAGCAGAGTTTTTGCCTCCTTAAAGAGCTCTGAACACTCCGGCGGTCGTACTGAGACTGCCTCTGTGCCGCCggaacattcttatttatacccTCATGAGACTTACAATAAAGTGTTTGAATTTAGTAAtcgtttgtaaattaatctaaaaattacaataaatgaagttttttaatcaattaatcgaTTGTAAGAACGTATTTAcaagagttatttaattaatttcaacagtgagatatttttataagatggtCACGCCGATAGATATGATccacattaatattttgatatataaataagagtCACGCTAGGACGTGCCTTAGGGTCAGTACAAACAGACCGGGGCGGAGCATAGGGCAAAGAGAAATCTCTGTTCTCCCCGGTGTGAACTCACCCTTCTAATGTCCCTGTCCATTTCTCGTAATATTTGACGAAAACTTTGTTATacgatttattattacttataatgATAGATAGTTTTACATCAAAAATCACAAACTTGTAATATACATACCACTTCTACTTGTTCTTATTCACGTTACATATAGGCACGCTAAACGAAGCACCATCAACTGTGATGACGTCTTACTATTAGTAAGAAGAAATCCATCTTTGGTaagtaattcaaataatttctttaatgtCTCTATCCGCCTTTATAGTCCTTTATAGGTTAAACTTGCGATTAGTATACATTTCTCAGATTAATTCTACAAGATATGAGTCTCTTATAGtattaggtggcaaacgagcaagtggccaccttcccaaaaataaagaagcgaccgctgcccatagacatccgaatttacagatgcgttgcctacctttaatggGTACCAGAAGTGCACAAAGGATAAAACCCCTTGCTATACGTCAGTTAATGTTTTACTTATAATCGTTAAAGGTCTTAGTTATAGGTCCTttagataacaaaataaaaactatcgTATCAGACCACAGACATAGTTGCAAAATGCATACATTATGTCTGCGATCCGTGATTAGGTCCGTATGTTTATTCATACAGACTCTCACGCCCCATTCCAAAATAATGAATCGCTTTCCGGTTATTTTGGCgccaattttaatttaaatacgattCTGAATGACTAACACAGGTTGATGGACTTTATTTATGCAATTGCTGTTTTCGTTCTAAAATGATATACCTAATTGAAATCCCATTACCGCGTGATGCGTTTGCGTTTGAATTTGTTACATCTAACACACTGGCTGTTAACAAATCTGGTTtggtttaattatatattagtaagtttattaatattaaatttattgacgCATGTCTATAGGTCTATTGTCTATTTATGATCTAagtgacatatttttatgCTTCTTTTATgttgaattttctttttttttaatatcttcgtAAACTACATTTGGccaatttt encodes:
- the LOC106714515 gene encoding centromere protein S-like → MTTFENLTKSQKLRASLHRDVQAICKETCHNLGLDITKASMEIIAELVYKKLCIYALDLEAFAKHAKRSTINCDDVLLLVRRNPSLKAHLSDLISNQPSTSKDKRRKTIAVANLKETLTVTTSKSEIESEKIDKEKVNKEKKDKEKGIENDFKMDNRIKDMSIDGTIDLTFD